Part of the Leptolyngbya sp. BL0902 genome, AGCAACTACCCACGTCCGGCAGGCTCACCAGTTGGAGGCTGCCGCCGTGGAGGGCCATAATTCGTTTCACCAAGGCCAACCCTAGCCCGGTGCCCTGGTATTGCCGATCTAGGGCGCTATCCACTTGCACAAAGGCCTGGGAGAGCTGGGCGATATTATTCGCTGCAATGCCAATGCCCGTATCGGCCACGGAAAGATAGAGGCAGTCGGCGGGGGGAGAGGCTTGGGCCTCGGTGGTGGCGCTGGATTCGATCCGGGGGGCTGCCAGGAGGGTGTGGCAGGGGGCAGACTGAAGGGCGGCAGGAATGACGGGGGTGTGGCCCACCGAAAGGGTAACGGTGCCGCCGGAGGGGGTAAATTTGATGGCGTTGGAGAGCAGGTTGATCAGCGCTTGGCAGAGACGGCGTTCGTCCATGTAGATCAGGGGCAGATCCGGCGGAGTGTCTAGTTCTAGGCTAACTTGCTTGCGTTGGGCCTGCTGGAGCACAAAGGTGCGACTGGTGAGGCAGATTGGCCCCAGGGCAGCGGCGCGCATATCCAAGGAAATCTGGCCCGATTCAATTTTGGCTAGGTCGAGGATATCGTTAATCAAATCCAGCAGGTGGTTGCCCCGCCGTTCGATGGTGGCGAGGGCATTGGCTTGGGCCTCGGTGATGGGGCCAAAGGTGGTATTTTGCAGCCCTTCGGTCATGCCCAGAATGGCGTTGAGGGGAGTCCGCAGTTCGTGGCTCATGTTGGCCAAAAATTCATCCTTGAGGCGGGTGGCGCGGGCTAACTCCTCGTTGCTTTGGTGCAGTTGGGCTTCGGCCTCCCGGCGCTGGCGGTCGAGGCGATAGCCCTCAATCAAAATGCTGCACGTGACCAAAAAGGGCTGAAGGTCTTCGACCATGCTGGCTGGGTAGCCACCGGGGCGGTTGGCAATGCCCACCATGCCCATCAGACGATCCCCTTGGTAGAAGGGCAATCCCAGAAAGGCCAACAGCGGCGGATGCCCACTGGGAATGCCCCCCCGGCGTGGGTCGGTGGCGGGGCTGTTGGCAATGACGGGCTTTCCGGTCATCACCACGGCCCCAAACAGGGTGTTCATGTTGGTGAACTCCATGCCCTGCTCGTAGTTTTCTTCATAGAAGGCTTGGGTGATAGCGTCCCAGGCAATGTTGGTAATGCTGTGGGTTTTGAGGTAGGGCACGCCGCGCACTTTCATTAGGCTGTCCTCCATGTAGGCGCTGCCGTCTTCTCGAAACAGCACCTCGCCAATGAAGCCATACTCGCTGTCGGTGAGGTGGAGCAGGGTGTTCAGCAACCCTTCAAAAATAGTGAGGCGGTCGGCAAGGGTGATGAACTGGGTTTGGGCGGTGCTGATCGCCGTGAGCATTTGCAGGTTATTTTGCAACGCCAGTTCCATCTGTTTGCGGCTGGTGATGTCAAACCGGATGGCGAGGTATTGCACCGGGCGTCCGTCATCGCCCAGGAAGGGAGAAATGGCGGTGTCCATCCAGTAGAGGTGGCCGTCTTTGTGGCGGTTGCATACCTCGCCGCGCCAGATGCGGCCCTGGGTAATGGTCTCCCACATCTCCTGGAAAAATTCCGGCGGGTGATAATCGGCCTTGATCAGGCGGTGGGTTTGGCCCATCAGTTCTTCGCGGCGGTAGCCGGACACCTCACAAAAGCGATCATTGACCGTGGTGATCACCCCGGCCGCATCGGTGATCACCATAATCGCCGCCGCATCCACCGCCCGCCGAAACACCGCTAACTCCTGGCTATGCTGCTGCACCTGGGTTTCTAGGTGTTGGTTCACCTGGTTGAGGGCCTGCTCTAGGCGCTTGCGGTCGCTAATGTCTCGGCAGGTATACAGCCATCGGCTGGGGCCAAGGGCGACGGCCTGAATATGGATCAGCAGATCGTGGCGCTGGCCCGCTTTGTCGTAGAGATAGGTCTCTAGGTTGCGCTGCTCTCGCCGCAATGCAGCCATTTGATCGGCACTCCAGTGGCGAAAGAGCTGATCGATAGACTCCATCGCCTCAATCTCGGCGGTGGTATAGCCCAGCAAATCCGAGACGTTGGGGCATACCCAGGTAAACCGCCCGTCGCCATCGGTCATCAACACCGTATCGGCCAGGTGGGCCAGCACCTCAGCATAGAATTCGGGAGCATTCCCGGCGGGGTTGGGCGAGGTCATGGTGGGAGGCTCCGGGAAAAGGACAACGAAATCCGGCTAGGCTGCACCGTTAGTTGGGGGACGCAGGCAAAAGCGACTGAATCAACCCCAGCAGTTCCTTCAGCCTTACGGGTTTGCTGAGGTAATGATTAGCTCCCGCCTGGAGGCAGCGTTCTCGGTCGCCCTCCATGGCCAGGGCAGTGAGGGCAATGATGGGCAGGGTGGCCAGGTGGGGGTGCTGGCGGATCTGCTGAATGGCGGTGAGCCCGTCCATCCCCGGCATTTGAATATCCATCAGCACCAGATTCGGGGGCTCGGCCAGGGTGGCCTCCACGGCGTCTTGGCCATTGTTGACCACCCGTAGCCGATAGCCCTTGGCCTCTAGGTAGCTGGTGAGGGTGAGGATGTTGGCCTCATTGTCTTCGGCCAGCAGAATCAAAGGCGACAGGGTGTCCGCAGACGGTGGCGGATGGCGGCCCACGGCGGGCAACGGTTTCATCACATCCAAGGGAAGGTCGTCGGTCATGGATTGTACTAGGGGTAAATCGACGGTGAAGCAACTGCCAACGCCCGCTGTGCTGGTGAGGGCCACGGTACCGCCATGGAGTTCCACAATTTGTTTCACCAGGGCCAGCCCCAACCCCGTTCCGGCATATTGACGGTTGAGGGCGCTGTCAATTTGCACAAAGGGCTGAAACAGGCGCGATTGATCGGCCTCGGCAATGCCAATGCCCGTATCGCTAACGGCGATCTGAAGCCGCTGATCCATCGGCGAAACCGAGGCGGTGAGGGTGATTTCACCGCCCTCTGGGGTAAACTTCACGGCATTGCTCAGCAGATTAATCAACACCTGGCGCATCCGGCGTTCATCTAGCCACAGGGTGGGCAACTGGGGGGCCATATCGGTGTGGATCTGAATCTGCTTTTTTAGGGCATGGGAGGCGATGAAGGCTAAACTGGCTGCACAGAGGCGGGATACCTCGGTGGGTTGGCGGTCTAGGGTAATTTGACCTGCCTCAATTTTGGCCACATCTAGAATATCGTTGATCAGCTCAAGCAGGTGATTGCCGCTGCGGTCAATGATTTGCAGGGCGTGGCGTTGTTCTGGGGTAATGGGGCCAAAGGTGAGATCCTGCATCCCCTCTGCCATCCCCAGCACCGCATTGAGGGGGGTGCGCAATTCGTGGCTCATGGT contains:
- a CDS encoding PAS domain S-box protein, coding for MTSPNPAGNAPEFYAEVLAHLADTVLMTDGDGRFTWVCPNVSDLLGYTTAEIEAMESIDQLFRHWSADQMAALRREQRNLETYLYDKAGQRHDLLIHIQAVALGPSRWLYTCRDISDRKRLEQALNQVNQHLETQVQQHSQELAVFRRAVDAAAIMVITDAAGVITTVNDRFCEVSGYRREELMGQTHRLIKADYHPPEFFQEMWETITQGRIWRGEVCNRHKDGHLYWMDTAISPFLGDDGRPVQYLAIRFDITSRKQMELALQNNLQMLTAISTAQTQFITLADRLTIFEGLLNTLLHLTDSEYGFIGEVLFREDGSAYMEDSLMKVRGVPYLKTHSITNIAWDAITQAFYEENYEQGMEFTNMNTLFGAVVMTGKPVIANSPATDPRRGGIPSGHPPLLAFLGLPFYQGDRLMGMVGIANRPGGYPASMVEDLQPFLVTCSILIEGYRLDRQRREAEAQLHQSNEELARATRLKDEFLANMSHELRTPLNAILGMTEGLQNTTFGPITEAQANALATIERRGNHLLDLINDILDLAKIESGQISLDMRAAALGPICLTSRTFVLQQAQRKQVSLELDTPPDLPLIYMDERRLCQALINLLSNAIKFTPSGGTVTLSVGHTPVIPAALQSAPCHTLLAAPRIESSATTEAQASPPADCLYLSVADTGIGIAANNIAQLSQAFVQVDSALDRQYQGTGLGLALVKRIMALHGGSLQLVSLPDVGSCFILGLSTTAPAAATDQAPTPEEFQPSEQTADPHPTLRPSVLLAAERRAQLNTIEVYLKAKGFPLLVAETGPDALALAQREPPQVWLIDTQIPGMDSLALIQHLRQDPTLSQGTIIILTTGQAADPADYLAAGANLCLGQPLSMQKLVTAIEHLIGSP